The Desulfovibrio sp. genome contains the following window.
CACATGAAACCCACTTCGCCAGCGTGAAGCTCATTCACGTCTGTGGCTTCGGGTGAGAACACGCCAAGGCGCAGCACTTCATATTCCTTGCCGGTGCTCATCAGGCGTACCATGTCGTTACGCTTGATAGCGCCGTCCATAATGCGGAACAGGATAACTACGCCCTGATAGCTGTCGTACCACGAATCAAAGATGAGCGCTTTGAGCGGGGCCGCCACATCGCCCTTTGGCGGGGGGAGCCGATGCACAATGGCCTCAAGAACCGCGTCAACGCCCATGCCCGTTTTTGCGGAAACTGGCATGGCCTCGGAGCAGTCAAGGCCGATACTTTCTTCAATTTCGGCCTTCACGCGTTCAACTTCGGCGCTAGGCAGGTCGATTTTATTAAGCACAGGCACGATTTCGTGGTCGTGATCAAGAGCAAGATAGACGTTGGCAAGCGTTTGCGCTTCCACTCCCTGAGTGGCGTCAACCACCAGCAACGCACCTTCGCAGGCAGCCAGAGAGCGCGAAACTTCATAGTTGAAGTCCACATGCCCGGGGGTATCAATGAGGTTCAGTTCGTACATTTGCCCGTTCTGGGCTTTGTACGGAATACGCACGGACTGGGCCTTGATGGTGATGCCACGCTCCCGTTCCAGGTCCATTTTGTCCAGATACTGCTGGCGCGCCTCCCGCTTGCTGACAACCTGGGTCAGTTCAAGAATGCGGTCGGCCAGGGTGGATTTGCCGTGGTCGATGTGGGCGATAATGCAAAAATTGCGGATATTTTCCTGGTTGGGCATGGTCATGTCCTGGGAAACTGGATGGGTTGGCGGCGAATTTTCCGCGTTGAACCAGAATCAATATCCAAGATTCGCGCGGAAGTCTATTTTTGCAGGTCGTGAATTCTCGGCAGAATGCCGTTTTCAGCCTGAATATCCGAGAGAATGTCGGCTTGGATAGACTAAAATGGTGGAGTGGTGGAGTTTGCGGGCAACAGAGCGAGCAAAAGAATTCTTGGGAAAAGCAAAGCCGCAACAGCGCGGAAATTTCCACGCTGCTGCGGCCCCACAAATCTGAAAATTGGTAGCTCAGCGGAGCTGGGCCAGTTGCAAGCGCACAACTGCGCGTTGCAGAGCGGCTTCAGCGCGGACAACGTCCACCTTTTCGTCATGGCTGGCAATGCGTTTTTCAGCGCGTTCTTTTGCCGCCATAGCGCGAGCGGTGTCAATGCTGTCCGCCATCTCTGCCGATTCGGCCAGCACGGTGAGCACGTCATTGTTCACATCGGCGAAACCGCCGGAAATGAAAACGTGCCCTTCCTTGCCGTCAGCGCGGTAGCGCAGGCCGCCGATCTTCAGGGCAGAAAGCAGGGAAACGTGCTTGGGCAGCACGCCGAATTCGCCCTCAATTCCTGGGCAGACGGCCATTTCCACTTCGCCGCTGACCACGGTTTTGTCCGGCGTAACCACTTCAAGTTGCAGCGTGCCCATAGGTACTCCTTCGCTCCTGATATACGCAGATGGCCGGGTTCGGGTCGCGCCTTGCAAAAGGCGCGACCCAAAACCTCAAAGCGTTGCGATTAACGCCTTACTTCTCTTCCTGCAGCTTGCGCTGTTCGTACTTGGCAACGGCCTGTTCAATGCCGCCCAGCATGTAGAAGTCGCCTTCCGCCATGTGGTCGTATGCGCCGTCCAGAATGCCCTTGAAGCCCTTGATGGTGTCTTCAAGCTTCACATACTGGCCAGGGGTGCCGGTGAAGGTTTCGGCCACATGGAAGGGCTGCGAGAGGAAGCGCTGAATGCGGCGCGCACGCGCAACGGTCAGCTTGTCTTCGTCAGACAGTTCGTCCATGCCGAGGATGGCGATGATGTCCTGAAGTTCTTTGTACTTCTGGAGCACCATCTGCACACGACGGGCCACCATGTAGTGATCTTCGCCCACAACGTTGGGGTCGAGGATGCGCGAAGTGGAGTCGAGCGGGTCCACGGCGGGGTAGATGCCCAGTTCTGCGATCTGGCGGGAAAGCACGAGCGTTCCGTCCAAGTGCGAGAACGTGGTTGCCGGGGCCGGGTCAGTCAAGTCGTCAGCAGGGACGTAAACGGCCTGCACCGACGTGATCGAACCGTTGTTGGTCGAGGTGATGCGTTCCTGCAAGGCACCAAGGTCAGTACCCAGGGTGGGCTGATAACCCACGGCCGAAGGCATGCGGCCAAGCAGAGCGGACACTTCGGAACCAGCCTGCGTGAAACGGAAGATGTTGTCGATGAAGAGCAACACGTCCTGATGTTCTTCGTCACGGAAGTATTCCGCGCAAGCAAGGGCCGTAAGGGCCACGCGGGCACGGGCTCCCGGAGGTTCGTTCATCTGGCCGTACACAAGCGTGGCGCGTTCCAGAACGCCTGCGTCCTTGAGTTCGTGGTACAAGTCGTTGCCTTCACGGGTGCGTTCGCCCACGCCCGCGAAAACCGACGAACCGCCGTGCTGCTTGGCGATGTTGTTGATCATCTCCATCAGAATAACGGTCTTGCCCACGCCGGCGCCGCCGAAGAGGCCCATCTTGCCGCCCTTGGGGAAGGGAACAAGAAGGTCAACGACCTTGATGCCGGTTTCAAGCAGTTCCACCTTGGTGTTCAGATCCGTGAATTGCGGAGCCGGACGGTGGATGGGGTAGTATTTTTCAGCATTGACCGGGCCCAGTTCGTCAACGGGGCGACCGATGACGTTCAAGATGCGGCCAACGGCGGCCTTGCCAACAGGAACCATGATGGGGTTCCCGGTGTCGATCGCATCCATGCCGCGGACAAGGCCTTCAGTGGCGTCCATGGCGATGGTACGAACGACGTTGTCGCCCAGGTGCTGCGCAACCTCACAGATGAGGCTGGGAGCATCGCTATTGTTCGGGTTGGTTATC
Protein-coding sequences here:
- a CDS encoding F0F1 ATP synthase subunit epsilon, whose protein sequence is MGTLQLEVVTPDKTVVSGEVEMAVCPGIEGEFGVLPKHVSLLSALKIGGLRYRADGKEGHVFISGGFADVNNDVLTVLAESAEMADSIDTARAMAAKERAEKRIASHDEKVDVVRAEAALQRAVVRLQLAQLR
- the atpD gene encoding F0F1 ATP synthase subunit beta → MSKNIGKVVQVIGAVVDVEFSDGNLPSIFTALEITNPNNSDAPSLICEVAQHLGDNVVRTIAMDATEGLVRGMDAIDTGNPIMVPVGKAAVGRILNVIGRPVDELGPVNAEKYYPIHRPAPQFTDLNTKVELLETGIKVVDLLVPFPKGGKMGLFGGAGVGKTVILMEMINNIAKQHGGSSVFAGVGERTREGNDLYHELKDAGVLERATLVYGQMNEPPGARARVALTALACAEYFRDEEHQDVLLFIDNIFRFTQAGSEVSALLGRMPSAVGYQPTLGTDLGALQERITSTNNGSITSVQAVYVPADDLTDPAPATTFSHLDGTLVLSRQIAELGIYPAVDPLDSTSRILDPNVVGEDHYMVARRVQMVLQKYKELQDIIAILGMDELSDEDKLTVARARRIQRFLSQPFHVAETFTGTPGQYVKLEDTIKGFKGILDGAYDHMAEGDFYMLGGIEQAVAKYEQRKLQEEK